The Aedes albopictus strain Foshan chromosome 2, AalbF5, whole genome shotgun sequence region CTCAATTAGTTGAACAAGTTTAACACGTCGCAACTCACCGCAACCAAACTAAATCGAATAGTGCATCGCTCTCAAACTGGGCTTTCGCGGTGCCACCGGCTTGCTCGACTAGGTACGTGTACGGACAAGCGATCGAGCGCAATAAACAACTCGGGGCGCCGCCGTGAAAACCGAGTTAGGGCGCGGCGGGTTAAGTGATAAAGAAAATCAAAATGCCCAGTTTCAAGTTCACCCAAGGTTTAGGTTTTTCATTTTTAGATATAAAAACATTCCGGTGCAAAGTTGAAACCATCATTCGCTCGTGATCGTTTCCTTTGAACAGTTCAATCACCACTGGTGTGTAACGGTAGCATCCATCATGAAGGTAACGAATCATTTTCCACGGTTTGATTTCGCACGTTGTGCATCAATTCACTTTTATTTGCCAATTTCTAGGTGTTCGTTGTGTTGTCTATGGCTCTGGCCGTTGCTTCATGTGCGGCAGTTGACGATTCCTCCAGCAAGAAGGACAAACGTGGTCTGTGGGAGCTGGGATACGACCATGACTTGCATGGATTCGATCATCATCATGACGACCATCATGAAGTGAAGCACGTAACCATCACCAAGAAGGTCCCGGTCCCGTACCCTGTTGAAGTCGAGAAACACGTCCCGGTTCCTGTGAAGGTTCCATACCCAGTTCACGTAGAGAAGAAGGTCCCAGTCTACGTGGAAAAGAAGGTGCCCGTGTATGTCGAGAAGGAGGTCCCAGTCCACGTAGACCGCCCCGTCCCGTACCCAGTCGAAGTGAAGGTTCCCGTTGTTCACAAGGAATACGTCGAAGTGCCGAAACCGTACCCAGTTCATGTTGAGAAGCACGTTCCAGTGGTCGTGCACAAGCCAGTCTACGTCGAGAAGCATGTCCCAGTGACCGTAACCATCAAGAAGAAGACTCACTGGCATTAAACTGGGAacttagttgttgttgttgaatAAACGGATTTTGTACTGGAATCATGTTTTGATGGTTTTATTAAACAGTTTAAATTTCGAAACACCGTCAAAGCCACAAGATAAGATGAACATCTTCGAGCCATAACGATTGACGCTTCAGGACAGAAGCAATAAACGCAAATAAAGGCATTTTGTATATATGGAAAATTAAGCCAAAAGGGAGGTTCTATCCTCTGGGGCGTTTTTCGCACACCATAGCCAAGGTGGCCAAGGTGAACCAAAGGCACGAAACGCACCAGAAACAGCAACCAAAAAGTCATAAAAAGAGCAAAATAAATTACATTTTATGGCTATTCTCCTGGTTTTCCACAACAGCCATCAGTCTGGATGAGGCTAGAAGATCCGACCCAACTTTACAGTCACGGGGAAAAAGTTACGGTGTCATCTCATTTTTCCATGCACAAAACCGCCCGGAAACTCATAACAAGTTTTTCTTTTCTGGCTTCTCTAGTGTGCCTGATTCGTCTCACCGCTGGGATGGAGGCTGCACTCACGGGGAATAACAACTGGCACGCATTAGGGACCCCGGCCAATCCGTAATGAAATATGTAACACCTCTTCGGTGGCACGATGGGACACGGAAATTGACTTCATTTGCGAGAGTGGCACCAAAAAGGTGCCGAACTCTTGAGCAAGTTGTGGTTTTTGAAGATTCGCAATAACGTTTTCATGGTTTCTTTCTCGAAAAGATGTTTGAGTAACAATTTCGGGATGagcgttatatttttttttgttgattgtgTTATGGGCTAGAAGTATTATAACATGtatacattggcgtagctaggatttttttcaggtgggGTCCCAGGGGGAGGCTGATTTAAGATGACTTTAAAGCGGCATGGGCGCTCGATATGTgtatcggcattgcagttttgaggaatcaaaatgacttttTTGATTTGTTTCTactttcgtaaactatatgagtacatatgaacatagcttgctgcagttattccatcttgaattcctgcagagattccttcaaaaattcatttacggattcctccatacatttcttcggggatttttcctgggatatttTTAGAGGTCCCTGAAGTGATTGTTCAAAATTTGAATTTCAAATgctgttttcgaggtttccttcgagaatttatccagagatcctttaaggtatatcTGCAggtactccttcagagattttttcaacaggtccatctgcaggaatgtctcccagcaattctttcagaaaattttaccggagatttttcaaaaaatattcctggaatttcttaaacattttgagcaaaaatcctttaggagttcatccaagtattgcttcaaaaattcgtccagaaattactgcagacatgtatttcttcaaattatttatccaggaacttctacagaaattcatccaagattctctcctgagattccatatggaatacctcttgggattgcttccgggtttcttcaaaaatggggtttcttcagggattcacccgggaattccgtctgtgattctttcaggaacaacttccaagattattttaaaaatgcctcccagaactcttcttaggattccttcagaaacttctcctggacttctttcaaaaactcctccagaaattaatccaaaacTTTCTCAAGGAACTGTttagagaatccctaaagaattcatcttgggatttcttccgagaatccacctggggtttcttcaggaacttttccagggatttctttaggaactgctacagggatttctccaagagctcctccacgtactctttttagggttccttcaagatttctttagtacttcctcgtgggatttcttcagacactcctcccagaattccaccagaaattgatccttggatttctttaggaattcttcgtaggattcctccaaaattttttccagtgttactttcagaaatttatccaggcattcttaCAGGTTGGCCGGACacctccaccagggattccttcatgagtccctccagggattcaggaattcctccagggattcaggaattcctccagggactcctcctgaaagtactccattggttcttcaaggaaattctctaggaattcctccagggacttctctagggattccttatgaaatttatacagagatttctcaatgaaattctctagagattcctccacgaattcttacaggcatgactccagcaattacttccaggagttcctctagggatttctatagagattcctccaggcattcctccaggatttcattccgggactcctccacgaataccttcaagaattccaccagaaatttctccaggaatgccttcagacattcctccaggaattgatccaggaattcttacaggaattccttcacaaatttccccaggaatttctcccggagtttatTCAAAAacaattccaagaattcctgcatgaattctccccagattcctctagaaattccttctaggatttttctcagaaatcctaaaggaaatcccTCAGGTTCCTTCAGCAatgcccccaggaatttcttccggagtttatccaggaattattccaggtattccttcaggcattgccccaagatttcatccaaaaatttctccaaggacttctccaggaatgctcccaagaattctgccaggaattaccccaggtgtttcttcaggaattcctccaaaaatttatccaggaaagggtccaggaattcctcggcaattctttcggaaattcctacagaaattccaccagggaatcctccatggatttcttcagaaattatttcaggaatttattcaggtattcctcctggaatttttccagagattcctccgagaattcttccaggatttcctcaacagattccatcgggaattcctctgggaattccttcaggaatttcttcggtaatttctccagggattcctcttaggattcttgtagagattcatccaggaattcctccgatgattcctccagaaattcctcctggaattcctccagaaattcctccagaaatcctctagaagtttatctaagaatttcttcagaaatttatccatggattattagggattcttcttaggattcttccagatatttctccaggaattcctccgatgattcctccagaaattcctccaaaaaaacctctggggaatcctctaggaacttccctagaaattacttcagaaacccaaagatttctcccagaattcctctagagattcctcaatgaatttattcagggacttctccaggaattctttcagggatagttccatggaatttctccaagaatttctctaggaatatctcctggaatttctcctggcattccacTAGGAACTTGACCACAAGTTCCTACAGGcagtcctcctgagattccttcagaaattgtttcagggattcctccaagaattcctgcagggatttttttaaaaatttccccaggaattcttccatgaatttcttcattttttttttctaaggatttctcaagagggttcttcagaaacatcttcagagattcctcccagattttctctagggaatcttccaggaattcatttagggattccttcgggatttcttccagagtatCCTACAGGAATtgacccaggaatttctccaagaatgcctccaggaaatgctcaaaatattatttcagaaattcctccagagattcttccaagaatttctctagcgatttcttcaggaactcatccaggaattgctccaaagattgtgTCAAGAATttgtcccgaaattcctccagaagttcctccagcgattcttcaaggagtt contains the following coding sequences:
- the LOC115266488 gene encoding mantle protein-like; this encodes MKVFVVLSMALAVASCAAVDDSSSKKDKRGLWELGYDHDLHGFDHHHDDHHEVKHVTITKKVPVPYPVEVEKHVPVPVKVPYPVHVEKKVPVYVEKKVPVYVEKEVPVHVDRPVPYPVEVKVPVVHKEYVEVPKPYPVHVEKHVPVVVHKPVYVEKHVPVTVTIKKKTHWH